The sequence AGATCGGCCGGCGGCTCGCCACCCGGGAAGTCGATCTCGGGCTTCTCGATGCTCACTGACTTGCTCCTCTTACTGATGAACTGGGCAACCGGGACAGTCTTACATCTTCGCCAGGATGTCCACGGCGAACACCAGCGTGGAGTTGGCGGGGATGCCCGACGACTCCTTGTCACCGAGACCCTGGTCCGGCGGCACGACCAGCAGCACCCGGCTGCCGATCTTCTTGCCGATCAGGCCGTTCTTCAGGCCCTTGAGGGTGACCTGCGCCAGCGGGAAGGTGGCCGTCTTCCCCGTCTTGTAGGTGTTGTCGAACTCCTTGCCGTCCTTCCAGAGCTTGGCCACGTAGTTCACGACGACCGAGTCGGTCTCCTTGATGACGTCGCCCTTGGACTCCAGGACGTAGTTGGAGACCAGCTTCTTCGGCGGGGCGACCTTGCTGGGGACGGTCAGGCTCGGCGCCTTGCCGTCGGTGTTGGTGCCCACCTTCGGCAGGTCGACGTTGTCCTGGGCGACGGCGGTGCCCTTGGCGGAGGCCGGGATCTGCTTGGCCTTCAGGATGTCGACGACGAAGACCAGGGTGGCGTTGGCCTTGATGTCGCCCTGGCCCTGGGCGCCGTAACCGAGGTCCGGCGGGATGACCAGCTGGACCCTGCTGCCGACCTTCTGGCCGATCAGGCCCTTCTCCCAGCCCTGGATGACCATGCCGGCGCCGAGCGTCAGGTCGAACGGCTGCTTGCGGTCGAAGCTGTTGTCGAACGGCTTGGTGGAGTCGTACTGCTGGCCGAGGTAGTTGACCTGGGTCACGTCGCCGTTCTTGAGCTTCGCACCGTCACCCTCGCTGATGACCTTGGTCTGCAGCTCCTTGGGCGGCGTGCCCGTGCCCTTGGCCAGGGTGGGCTTCTCGCCGAACTTCGCGCCCGCGGTGATGGCGGGGAAACCGCCCTTGGAGGGGGCGGACGCGTAGGCGGAAGCGGAGTCGGAGTCCTTGTCGTCGCTGCCGCAGGCCGCTGACAACAGCAGCAGGGGGACGACGAGAAGGCCGGCAAGTCGGCGCACTGGTTCCTCAGATCTCAGACGGCATGTGTGGGGGCAACGCCCCGGGGGTCCCGGGACCCCCGCCACTCTAGGCCGTACGAAGGGCCCCGCACGAGGAACGTACGGGGCCCGAGTCGCACGGGGTGCCGGGGCGTGTCCTGCGCCCGCTCACATACCCGCGATGAGCTTCTCCACGCGGTCGTCCACGGAACGGAACGGGTCCTTGCACAGGACCGTGCGCTGCGCCTGGTCGTTGAGCTTGAGGTGGACCCAGTCGACGGTGAAGTCCCGCCGCTGCTCCTGGGCCCGCCGGATGAAGTCACCGCGCAGCCGCGCCCTGGTCGTCTGCGGGGGCACCGACTTGCCCTCGAAGATCTTCAGGTCGTTGCAGATGCGGGCGGCCTGTCCCTTGCGCTCCAGCAGGTAGTACAGCCCCCGCCGGCGGTGGATGTCGTGGTAGGCGAGGTCTATCTGGGCGACCCGCGGATTCGACATGGTCATGTTGTGCTTGGCCCGGTACCGCTCGATGAGCCTGTACTTCATGACCCAGTCGATCTCGGTCTCGATCCGGCCGAGGTCCTCGGCCTCGATCGCGTCGAGCGTGCGGCCCCACAGTTCGAGGACGCGCTCGACGTTGCCCGTGCGGATGCCGCGGCGGTCGACGAAGTCCACGGCCTTCTCGTAGTACTCGCGCTGCACCTCTATGGCCGAGGCCTCCCGGCCGCTGGCCAGGCGGACCTTGCGCTGCCCGGTGGTGTCGTGGCTGACCTCGCGGATCGCCCGGATCGGGTTCTCCAGCGTCAGGTCGCGCATCACCGTGCCCGCCTCGATCATGCGGAGCACCAGATCGGTCGCGCCGACCTTGAGCAGCATGGTCGTCTCGGACATGTTGGAGTCGCCGACGATGACGTGGAGGCGGCGGTAGCGCTCCGCGTCCGCGTGCGGTTCGTCGCGGGTGTTGATGATCGGGCGGGAGCGCGTCGTCGCGGAGCTGACGCCCTCCCAGATGTGCTCGGCACGCTGGCTGACGCAGTAGACCGCGCCCCGGGGGGTCTGCAGCACCTTGCCGGCGCCGCAGATCAG is a genomic window of Streptomyces sp. NBC_00708 containing:
- the pafA gene encoding Pup--protein ligase — translated: MDRRIFGLENEYGVTCTFRGQRRLSPDEVARYLFRRVVSWGRSSNVFLRNGARLYLDVGSHPEYATPECDNLTELVTHDKAGERILEGLLVDAERRLHEEGIAGDVYLFKNNTDSAGNSYGCHENYLVARHGEFSRLADILIPFLVTRQLICGAGKVLQTPRGAVYCVSQRAEHIWEGVSSATTRSRPIINTRDEPHADAERYRRLHVIVGDSNMSETTMLLKVGATDLVLRMIEAGTVMRDLTLENPIRAIREVSHDTTGQRKVRLASGREASAIEVQREYYEKAVDFVDRRGIRTGNVERVLELWGRTLDAIEAEDLGRIETEIDWVMKYRLIERYRAKHNMTMSNPRVAQIDLAYHDIHRRRGLYYLLERKGQAARICNDLKIFEGKSVPPQTTRARLRGDFIRRAQEQRRDFTVDWVHLKLNDQAQRTVLCKDPFRSVDDRVEKLIAGM
- a CDS encoding FKBP-type peptidyl-prolyl cis-trans isomerase, which produces MRRLAGLLVVPLLLLSAACGSDDKDSDSASAYASAPSKGGFPAITAGAKFGEKPTLAKGTGTPPKELQTKVISEGDGAKLKNGDVTQVNYLGQQYDSTKPFDNSFDRKQPFDLTLGAGMVIQGWEKGLIGQKVGSRVQLVIPPDLGYGAQGQGDIKANATLVFVVDILKAKQIPASAKGTAVAQDNVDLPKVGTNTDGKAPSLTVPSKVAPPKKLVSNYVLESKGDVIKETDSVVVNYVAKLWKDGKEFDNTYKTGKTATFPLAQVTLKGLKNGLIGKKIGSRVLLVVPPDQGLGDKESSGIPANSTLVFAVDILAKM